A section of the Corynebacterium tuberculostearicum genome encodes:
- a CDS encoding HNH endonuclease signature motif containing protein: protein MDAYYIVNDPNDPIAVKATEIRKQDYLFWREVKPDLEDDFDISCHTLSTRTGLSERRTRDITMALYRLAELPLTKTLQETYYFLDFSRLITIDAVLSKLGDIPTEILERIDQELARYLTPTKPGQVLPSNTNLRRKLNGLIAVEDPHPNEDREPDAGNDSYFTYHSFGGKAGLAVEFDEVTMLAIDEHVSKAAEEHNLTKAEALAKLILGEIESRAKVVLHMYRAHDQEAAPAFIRGFGWVSPETADSLRPTQTRDMDLAKRMESESYVTPPLIGAYVEGRDGVCRWPGCNRPAENCQKDHRIDHAQGGKTAGSNLASLCQHHHNIKTDGGAFYIMDPHTGDIVWLFDDGRWEYDEPQGPLAPRNKNWALTVGQAIAARRAAAKERNDS, encoded by the coding sequence TTGGACGCCTACTACATAGTCAATGACCCCAACGATCCCATAGCAGTTAAAGCCACAGAAATCAGAAAGCAAGATTACCTATTCTGGAGAGAGGTCAAGCCAGATCTAGAAGACGATTTCGATATCTCCTGCCACACACTTTCTACTCGAACGGGCTTAAGCGAGCGACGCACACGCGACATAACAATGGCCCTTTATCGACTCGCAGAGCTACCACTTACTAAGACACTCCAGGAAACCTATTACTTCCTGGATTTCTCTCGTCTTATTACTATCGACGCCGTGCTTAGCAAGCTGGGCGACATCCCGACCGAAATTCTCGAGCGGATAGATCAAGAGCTTGCGCGTTACCTGACCCCTACCAAGCCCGGCCAGGTACTGCCTTCGAATACGAATTTGCGGCGAAAACTAAATGGCCTCATCGCTGTAGAGGACCCACACCCCAATGAAGATAGAGAGCCTGATGCAGGGAACGACTCCTATTTCACCTACCACAGTTTCGGTGGGAAGGCCGGGCTAGCAGTGGAATTCGATGAAGTTACCATGCTAGCCATCGATGAACACGTTAGTAAGGCAGCCGAAGAGCATAACCTCACGAAAGCTGAAGCCCTAGCCAAGTTGATTCTGGGCGAAATTGAGTCGCGGGCCAAAGTGGTTCTTCATATGTACCGAGCCCACGACCAGGAGGCTGCTCCCGCATTTATCCGGGGATTCGGATGGGTAAGCCCTGAGACCGCTGACAGTCTGCGTCCCACCCAGACGCGGGATATGGACCTTGCAAAAAGGATGGAAAGCGAAAGCTACGTTACTCCCCCGCTCATTGGCGCCTACGTGGAAGGCCGCGATGGCGTGTGCCGCTGGCCAGGTTGTAATCGCCCGGCAGAGAACTGCCAAAAGGACCACCGAATTGACCATGCACAGGGAGGAAAAACGGCGGGAAGCAACTTGGCCTCACTGTGCCAGCACCATCACAACATCAAGACTGATGGTGGCGCCTTCTACATCATGGATCCACATACTGGAGACATAGTATGGCTCTTTGACGATGGCCGCTGGGAATACGATGAGCCCCAAGGACCGCTAGCGCCCAGGAACAAGAACTGGGCGCTAACGGTAGGCCAAGCTATCGCCGCCCGGCGAGCTGCGGCGAAAGAAAGGAATGATAGCTAG
- a CDS encoding glycoside hydrolase family 25 protein, translating to MTSKKALRKSITAVVTVAALAVSGTAVAQAVSFGAPKGIDVAAHQHPGGTPIDWSKVRTDGQSFAFVKATEGGDWVNPHYVEDIQAANAAGLKTGAYHYARPAGDAKTQAANFAAQIALAPDQTLPPALDIEVAEGKSAAQLEQWIEEFTSELKRLTGRTPMIYTYKYFWMGQMNNSQKFSDMPLWLAAYQDQAPEAVGGWNELSFWQRSGSGKVAGISTDVDMNLFNGSKQQLRSFSDGNYVDVGGALEQLVVSDGLDLSSDSTPLIGAILALAAGLIAIPQLADAAEKSGLDPQAAEGLAGFVKTLKDKDALPVEDLGDMAKGNFSVSDLAILLDNAGHVNNVKSGNVSESEVSEAKNAAKNAGADVPDFDAAQVATLLNRVLQ from the coding sequence ATGACATCAAAGAAGGCACTCCGAAAGAGCATTACTGCGGTGGTCACCGTGGCTGCACTAGCCGTAAGTGGTACCGCCGTCGCCCAGGCGGTGAGCTTCGGTGCACCTAAGGGCATTGACGTTGCAGCGCACCAGCATCCAGGCGGTACACCTATCGATTGGTCAAAGGTGCGTACCGACGGTCAGTCCTTTGCATTCGTGAAGGCTACCGAGGGCGGTGATTGGGTAAACCCCCACTATGTAGAGGATATTCAGGCGGCTAATGCTGCTGGACTCAAGACCGGTGCATACCACTACGCACGTCCGGCTGGCGACGCCAAGACTCAGGCGGCCAATTTTGCCGCGCAGATCGCCCTTGCCCCAGATCAGACATTGCCTCCTGCACTTGATATCGAGGTGGCGGAAGGAAAGTCTGCGGCACAGCTGGAGCAGTGGATTGAAGAATTTACTAGTGAGCTCAAGCGTCTTACCGGCCGCACGCCCATGATTTACACCTACAAGTACTTCTGGATGGGGCAGATGAATAACTCCCAGAAGTTCTCGGATATGCCACTGTGGCTTGCAGCCTATCAGGACCAGGCGCCTGAAGCGGTGGGCGGATGGAACGAGCTATCTTTCTGGCAGCGTTCTGGTTCTGGCAAGGTAGCAGGCATTTCTACCGACGTCGATATGAACCTGTTTAATGGTTCCAAGCAGCAGCTGCGGTCTTTTAGCGACGGCAATTACGTTGACGTCGGCGGCGCGCTAGAGCAGCTGGTTGTCAGCGATGGGCTTGACTTGAGCTCCGATAGTACGCCGCTCATTGGTGCTATTTTGGCACTGGCGGCGGGGCTGATTGCGATTCCGCAGCTTGCCGACGCCGCCGAAAAGTCCGGCCTCGATCCCCAAGCGGCGGAGGGCCTGGCTGGCTTCGTAAAGACCCTTAAGGACAAGGATGCTCTTCCGGTGGAGGACCTAGGCGATATGGCCAAGGGCAACTTCTCCGTCAGCGACCTAGCTATCCTGCTGGACAATGCTGGTCACGTAAACAACGTGAAATCTGGCAACGTCTCCGAGTCGGAGGTATCGGAAGCTAAGAATGCCGCCAAGAACGCCGGCGCTGACGTGCCTGATTTCGACGCGGCGCAGGTAGCTACGCTGCTTAATCGCGTGCTGCAGTAG
- a CDS encoding spermidine synthase — MGRKRASTDPGITGTYDISTGTAEVVPDEFRDGAYILNVNGVPSSHIVLGEPEELEFEYMRWIAAAVEHLNTRPANKLRVTHLGGAGCSLPRYFASRLPGSRHTVVELDAKLGELVRTLFDVPRSPTVKIRAGEARTETEGFLPSSRDIIIRDIFAGDKTPANLTTVEFFQAAKQSLAAGGLYIANCGDHSDLQLTKSELAGLDKVFDHLAVIADPPMLKGRRYGNIILVASDTEMPAEGSVEAAQLAKALLGGAVPAHYKDEAWTRAFFTGATAARD; from the coding sequence ATGGGCAGAAAGCGAGCTTCCACCGATCCGGGAATCACCGGCACCTACGACATTTCTACCGGCACGGCCGAGGTTGTGCCGGATGAGTTCCGCGATGGTGCCTATATTCTCAACGTTAATGGCGTGCCGAGCAGCCACATTGTGCTCGGCGAACCGGAGGAGCTTGAGTTCGAGTACATGCGCTGGATTGCGGCGGCGGTTGAGCACCTCAATACTCGGCCCGCGAATAAGCTCCGCGTCACCCACTTGGGCGGCGCGGGCTGTTCCCTTCCGCGCTACTTCGCTAGCAGGCTCCCAGGCAGCCGCCACACAGTGGTGGAGCTGGACGCCAAGCTGGGCGAATTGGTGCGTACGCTTTTCGACGTCCCCCGTTCCCCTACCGTCAAAATCCGCGCCGGCGAGGCTCGCACAGAAACCGAGGGGTTCCTGCCGTCCAGCCGCGACATCATCATCCGCGATATCTTTGCTGGCGACAAGACACCAGCCAACCTCACCACCGTGGAATTCTTTCAGGCGGCAAAACAGTCGCTTGCGGCGGGTGGCCTCTACATAGCCAACTGCGGCGACCATTCCGATCTACAGCTGACAAAGAGCGAGCTGGCGGGCCTAGATAAGGTATTTGACCACCTCGCCGTCATCGCGGACCCACCGATGCTCAAGGGGCGGCGCTACGGGAACATCATCCTGGTGGCCTCAGATACAGAAATGCCAGCCGAGGGCTCCGTCGAAGCCGCCCAGCTGGCAAAGGCACTCCTTGGCGGGGCAGTGCCCGCCCATTACAAAGACGAGGCCTGGACCCGCGCGTTTTTCACCGGCGCTACTGCAGCACGCGATTAA
- the mnmA gene encoding tRNA 2-thiouridine(34) synthase MnmA, whose protein sequence is MRVLVAMSGGVDSSVAAARAVEAGHEVIGVHLALHKDAQQTREKARGCCSLEDSADARRICDKLGIPFYVWDFSEEFKEEVITDFVDSYARGETPNPCLRCNEKIKFRALLQKGMALGFDAVATGHYATIDEDGYMRRSLDENKDQSYVLGVISAEELEHCFFPIGDTPKPQIREEAAAHGFSTAKKPDSYDICFIPDGNTQAFLGARIGLRPGMIVDQEGTELKEHDGAWNYTIGQRKGLDIKAPAADGRPRYVTDIDAATGTVTVGAREDLAVTSIQADRLKYLHPGMDGDFECEVQVRAHGSVVPCTAHVDREADEMRLELKEPLSGVARGQAAVLYFPSPDELGDIVIGSGTICGTN, encoded by the coding sequence ATGCGAGTATTGGTTGCCATGTCCGGCGGCGTGGACTCATCGGTTGCCGCCGCCCGCGCAGTAGAAGCCGGCCACGAGGTGATTGGCGTTCACCTCGCGCTGCACAAAGACGCGCAGCAGACCAGGGAAAAGGCCCGTGGTTGCTGTTCGTTGGAGGATTCGGCCGACGCTCGCCGCATCTGCGATAAGCTGGGCATTCCATTTTATGTGTGGGACTTTTCGGAGGAATTCAAAGAAGAGGTCATTACGGACTTTGTGGATTCCTACGCCCGCGGCGAAACGCCCAATCCCTGCTTGCGCTGTAACGAGAAGATTAAGTTCCGGGCGCTGCTACAAAAGGGCATGGCGCTTGGCTTCGATGCGGTTGCGACGGGCCACTACGCCACCATCGATGAGGACGGCTACATGCGCCGGTCCTTGGACGAGAATAAGGATCAGTCTTATGTGCTCGGCGTGATTTCTGCCGAAGAGTTGGAGCATTGCTTTTTCCCCATCGGCGATACCCCCAAGCCGCAGATCCGCGAAGAGGCTGCGGCGCATGGCTTTTCCACCGCGAAGAAGCCGGATTCCTATGACATCTGCTTCATTCCAGACGGCAATACGCAGGCCTTTTTGGGTGCCCGCATTGGGCTGCGCCCCGGCATGATCGTGGATCAAGAGGGTACGGAGCTCAAGGAGCACGATGGCGCGTGGAACTACACCATCGGCCAGCGTAAGGGCCTGGACATTAAGGCGCCGGCTGCCGACGGCCGCCCTCGATACGTCACCGATATTGATGCTGCTACCGGCACGGTTACCGTCGGTGCCCGCGAGGACTTGGCCGTAACCTCGATTCAGGCCGATCGCCTGAAGTACCTCCACCCGGGCATGGATGGGGATTTCGAGTGCGAGGTTCAGGTGCGCGCACACGGCTCCGTGGTGCCATGTACTGCCCACGTTGACCGCGAGGCGGACGAGATGCGCCTCGAACTCAAGGAGCCGCTATCTGGTGTCGCCCGCGGCCAAGCGGCGGTGCTGTACTTTCCTTCGCCGGATGAGCTGGGAGACATCGTCATCGGCTCCGGCACCATCTGTGGAACTAATTAA
- a CDS encoding PH domain-containing protein, whose product MGVEKYSGWTFYNECEIPQDISTVLAEQEYPVCAFKTVRDAAVFTNRRLIIRDAQGLTGKKVEMYSLPYSSINMWSTENAGKLLDFNAELQLWTRAGEFKINIGPNIDVRALDRLIANCVLN is encoded by the coding sequence ATGGGCGTGGAAAAATACTCCGGCTGGACCTTCTACAACGAGTGCGAAATTCCCCAGGACATTTCCACTGTTTTGGCCGAACAGGAATATCCCGTCTGCGCTTTCAAGACAGTCCGCGATGCCGCCGTATTTACCAATAGGCGCCTCATCATCCGCGACGCGCAAGGCCTTACAGGCAAAAAGGTAGAGATGTACTCCCTGCCCTATTCCTCCATTAACATGTGGTCCACGGAAAACGCGGGAAAGCTCCTTGACTTCAATGCTGAGCTGCAGCTGTGGACTAGGGCTGGCGAATTCAAAATCAACATTGGCCCCAATATCGATGTCCGAGCGCTAGATCGGCTCATCGCCAACTGCGTGCTTAATTAG
- a CDS encoding methionine synthase: MDAFGLGPMPGYSMSEAADIVMGETGGLPHLPQLPDRGIYAGAIGRTASLLEAVSIDRGPRSWVLSDRPQLISHRIVDQMSRDLDEIQEVWGESVPRIKVQAVGPWSLAAAVELGNGHRAITDSGAFRDLCGALLAGIQEHTAQVAQRFGAEVRVQLDEPLLADVLSGTLPGTTDFDTIRAVPADQVNATLAEFGADYLRLREPLWEVAAKTVLLDFAGLASPEHLDGLGQWIDGGARVGLGVAGHDARAEAISIAQHFDRMGLSRERIPGQVDIFPWPVEKAAHSYSFAAEVAGILIRDVGDL; the protein is encoded by the coding sequence ATGGACGCTTTTGGCTTAGGCCCTATGCCGGGATACTCCATGAGTGAGGCGGCAGACATCGTGATGGGTGAGACGGGTGGTCTCCCGCACCTTCCGCAGTTACCGGACCGCGGGATTTATGCTGGGGCCATTGGGCGCACAGCGAGCTTGTTGGAAGCAGTCTCCATTGACCGCGGACCGCGCTCGTGGGTGCTCAGTGATCGGCCACAGCTCATTTCGCACCGGATTGTTGACCAGATGAGCCGCGACCTGGACGAGATTCAGGAGGTGTGGGGCGAGTCAGTTCCGCGCATCAAGGTCCAAGCGGTAGGCCCGTGGAGTTTGGCGGCCGCTGTGGAGCTAGGGAACGGGCACCGCGCGATTACTGATTCGGGTGCTTTCCGGGACCTGTGTGGTGCACTATTGGCCGGAATTCAGGAACACACGGCGCAGGTGGCACAGCGCTTTGGGGCAGAAGTGCGTGTCCAGCTGGACGAGCCCCTGCTTGCCGACGTCCTTTCAGGCACCCTTCCAGGCACCACCGACTTCGATACGATTAGGGCTGTTCCCGCGGACCAAGTCAATGCGACTTTGGCGGAGTTTGGCGCGGATTACTTACGGCTTCGCGAGCCCTTATGGGAAGTGGCGGCGAAGACGGTGCTGCTCGATTTCGCTGGTCTAGCCTCGCCCGAGCATCTCGATGGCTTGGGGCAGTGGATTGATGGCGGTGCTCGCGTTGGTCTCGGCGTGGCAGGGCACGATGCTCGCGCGGAAGCTATTTCTATTGCACAGCACTTTGACCGCATGGGGTTATCAAGGGAGCGAATTCCGGGGCAGGTTGATATCTTCCCGTGGCCGGTGGAAAAGGCCGCGCACAGCTATTCTTTTGCCGCTGAGGTGGCGGGCATCCTCATCCGTGACGTCGGCGATCTTTAA
- a CDS encoding AAA family ATPase, with product MDNPFRPTFGAPPLFWVGRGIVLDNFRTALDGSAGNASRSMVLSGARGIGKTVLINELEDIAEARGWVTLRASGRSTMVEELVSTTIPRLLERLSPSDKKKVSRIGIGGVGSIGFDHQKEDRFTPTLNTRLRELSAELKGTGILLTIDEVQDADVEELTTIAVAYQDLVRDEIDIALVAAGLPQGVNHLLDLPGVTFLRRAQKFVLGPLSPANAEQALEHTASGSGLEFSHEAITDAAALTRGYPYLVQLVGSLAWERSRRNHESGISQQTIASITPDAISIMGAQVHQPATLALPPAQREFLEAMAAVEVDGIATIADIAGHMDRTVRSLSATRQRLIDADLIEPTAHGKLRYVIPYMGEYFTTTDSRGRVD from the coding sequence ATGGACAACCCATTCCGCCCGACATTCGGCGCCCCTCCCTTGTTTTGGGTCGGACGCGGCATCGTGCTCGATAATTTCCGCACTGCCCTCGATGGTTCAGCAGGAAATGCCTCCCGTTCCATGGTGCTAAGCGGCGCTAGGGGCATCGGCAAAACGGTCCTCATCAACGAGCTGGAAGACATTGCTGAAGCGCGCGGTTGGGTAACGCTACGCGCCTCCGGGCGCTCTACCATGGTGGAGGAACTGGTCAGCACCACGATTCCGAGGCTTCTCGAGCGGCTCTCACCCAGCGATAAGAAGAAGGTCAGCCGCATCGGCATCGGCGGCGTAGGATCGATTGGCTTCGACCACCAGAAGGAAGACCGCTTCACCCCCACGTTGAATACCCGCCTACGCGAGCTTTCCGCCGAGCTAAAGGGAACCGGCATCCTCCTCACCATCGATGAGGTCCAAGACGCCGACGTCGAAGAGCTCACCACCATCGCCGTGGCCTACCAAGACTTGGTGCGCGATGAAATCGATATCGCCTTGGTGGCCGCTGGCCTGCCGCAGGGGGTCAACCACTTGTTGGACCTGCCCGGGGTCACCTTCCTGCGCCGGGCCCAGAAATTCGTGCTCGGCCCCTTGTCGCCGGCCAATGCGGAGCAGGCGCTCGAACATACAGCCTCGGGCTCAGGGCTGGAGTTTAGCCACGAAGCGATTACGGACGCCGCTGCGCTCACCCGCGGCTATCCCTACCTCGTGCAATTGGTCGGCTCACTAGCGTGGGAGCGCAGTCGCCGGAACCACGAAAGCGGCATTTCCCAGCAGACAATTGCCTCCATCACCCCTGATGCAATATCGATCATGGGCGCTCAGGTGCACCAGCCTGCGACGCTAGCCCTGCCGCCGGCGCAGCGGGAGTTCCTAGAAGCGATGGCCGCAGTCGAAGTCGATGGCATCGCCACCATCGCAGACATCGCGGGCCACATGGACCGCACGGTGCGCTCCTTGTCGGCCACCCGCCAGCGGCTTATCGACGCCGACCTCATCGAACCCACCGCACATGGCAAGCTACGCTACGTCATTCCCTATATGGGCGAATACTTCACCACCACGGATAGCCGCGGGCGCGTCGATTAA
- a CDS encoding 3'-5' exonuclease, with protein MNFDASRMLAFDLETTSANPKEARIVTSALVRIDGRDVQKVEHLADPGIEIPQEATNVHGITTEKARAEGRPHEEVLKDTVEAIKAAWEDGLTLIVYNAAFDLTVLRSLTGDFTVTGPVYDPYVIDRVSDKWRKGKRTLGAVCEHYGVELGNAHEATADALAAARVAWKQVRQHYPNLAQMDENELMEFQAVKWYEDRTAFKKYLEGKGRDASDVSTAWPLIG; from the coding sequence ATGAATTTCGACGCCTCCCGCATGCTCGCCTTCGACCTTGAGACGACCTCGGCCAACCCTAAAGAAGCCCGCATTGTTACCTCTGCCCTAGTCCGCATTGACGGCCGCGATGTGCAAAAAGTAGAGCACCTTGCCGATCCCGGAATCGAAATTCCGCAGGAAGCGACCAATGTCCATGGAATTACTACGGAAAAGGCCCGCGCCGAGGGCCGCCCGCACGAGGAGGTGCTGAAGGATACGGTCGAAGCAATTAAAGCCGCATGGGAGGATGGCCTGACGCTGATCGTCTACAACGCAGCATTTGATCTCACCGTATTGCGCAGCCTCACCGGCGATTTTACGGTGACCGGCCCGGTCTATGACCCCTACGTAATTGACCGTGTCAGCGATAAGTGGCGTAAAGGAAAGCGCACCCTTGGCGCCGTGTGCGAGCACTACGGCGTTGAGCTTGGCAATGCTCACGAAGCTACTGCCGACGCCCTCGCGGCCGCCCGCGTGGCCTGGAAGCAGGTTCGCCAGCACTACCCCAACCTGGCGCAGATGGATGAAAATGAGCTCATGGAGTTCCAAGCCGTCAAGTGGTACGAGGACCGGACTGCATTTAAGAAATACCTGGAAGGCAAAGGCCGCGATGCCTCGGATGTCTCGACTGCATGGCCGCTAATCGGATAA